In Selenomonas dianae, a genomic segment contains:
- a CDS encoding cobyric acid synthase yields MAKSIMLMGTSSHVGKSILTTALCRIFRQEGRRVVPFKAQNMALNSYVTLDGREMGRAQVAQAEAAGLAPMVDMNPVLLKPTGNSQSQVVIMGEPVGNMSAREYHKGYSLKAWGAVEEALDRLQEEYDLLVIEGAGSPAEINLKANDIVNMRVAKHLQAPVLLIADIDRGGALASLVGTLELLDEEERALIKGLVINKFRGDVTLLTPALDFLEEKTGKPVLGVVPHIEQLGIDEEDSVSLDEKRYGDASAHGDQLKIAVIRTPKLSNFTDFDALAGEPDVALYYVTNPDELGSPDLILLPGSKNTTEDLLYIRETGLETAIRARVTAGTPLFGICGGYQMLGRVVRDPLHTESEHDETVGFGYLPSETTFAAQKRLRQVTASAEFNFLGARISGKNLLGYEIHMGQTDFLEKTLRPFHIIQADGVVSDGAVSADGLVIGTYIHGIFDDDDFRRSLLNRLRVRRGWSEMPVQYRYREEKERAYNRLAETVRASLDMEKLRAIVEGTR; encoded by the coding sequence ATGGCAAAGAGCATCATGCTGATGGGGACGAGCTCCCATGTGGGAAAGAGCATACTCACGACGGCACTTTGCCGCATCTTTCGACAGGAGGGGCGGCGTGTTGTTCCGTTCAAAGCACAGAATATGGCACTGAACTCCTACGTCACGCTTGACGGACGTGAAATGGGGCGCGCGCAGGTCGCACAGGCGGAGGCCGCAGGGCTTGCCCCCATGGTCGATATGAACCCTGTGCTTCTGAAACCGACGGGAAACTCCCAGTCACAGGTCGTCATTATGGGCGAACCGGTCGGAAACATGAGTGCACGTGAATACCATAAGGGCTACTCACTCAAGGCGTGGGGGGCGGTTGAGGAGGCTCTTGACCGCCTTCAAGAGGAGTATGACCTGCTCGTGATCGAGGGGGCGGGCAGCCCCGCCGAGATCAACCTCAAGGCAAATGACATTGTGAATATGCGCGTGGCAAAGCATCTGCAGGCACCCGTCCTCCTCATCGCGGACATTGACCGTGGGGGAGCACTTGCCTCTCTCGTGGGAACACTCGAACTGCTCGATGAGGAGGAACGCGCTCTCATCAAGGGGCTTGTCATCAATAAATTCCGTGGAGACGTGACACTGCTGACACCTGCACTTGACTTCCTTGAGGAAAAGACGGGAAAGCCGGTGCTCGGTGTTGTACCGCATATTGAGCAGCTCGGCATCGACGAGGAGGATTCCGTATCTCTGGATGAGAAGCGTTACGGGGATGCTTCCGCGCATGGCGATCAACTGAAAATTGCCGTGATCCGCACGCCGAAGCTCTCGAATTTTACGGATTTTGATGCGCTTGCAGGTGAGCCGGATGTTGCTCTTTACTATGTCACAAACCCGGATGAACTTGGCTCGCCCGATCTTATCCTTCTGCCCGGTTCGAAGAATACAACGGAGGATCTGCTCTACATCCGCGAAACGGGGCTTGAAACGGCGATTCGGGCGCGTGTGACGGCAGGGACGCCGCTCTTTGGTATCTGCGGCGGCTATCAGATGCTCGGCAGGGTGGTGCGTGACCCGCTGCATACGGAGTCGGAGCACGACGAAACGGTGGGATTTGGCTACCTGCCGAGCGAGACGACGTTTGCGGCGCAGAAGCGTCTGCGTCAGGTCACAGCATCCGCTGAGTTTAATTTTCTTGGGGCTCGTATTTCCGGGAAAAATCTGCTTGGCTATGAGATTCATATGGGGCAGACGGATTTCTTGGAGAAGACTCTTCGTCCGTTTCATATCATTCAAGCGGATGGAGTTGTGTCCGACGGTGCGGTTTCGGCAGACGGGCTTGTCATTGGCACATACATTCACGGCATCTTCGACGACGACGATTTTCGGCGCAGTCTGCTGAACCGATTGCGCGTGCGGCGCGGCTGGTCGGAAATGCCTGTGCAGTACCGCTATCGTGAGGAGAAGGAACGTGCCTACAACCGCCTTGCGGAAACGGTGCGTGCAAGCCTTGACATGGAGAAGCTGCGGGCGATTGTGGAGGGCACTCGATGA
- the cbiB gene encoding adenosylcobinamide-phosphate synthase CbiB yields MIPASLIAMAAFFLDTVLGDPQSRWHPVAVLGRLIGWLDRLLYPTTGSNQRKFAMGAFLTLLVLCIAYAFAEGLLLAARELPVAWGADLVSVILLYFCISPRMLAKAGQDIHALLVKGDLAAAREHVGYIVGRDTAQLNEADAARAAIETVAENTVDGVIAPLFFFAFGGAPLAVLYRAANTMDSMLGYKNERYLYFGRMAARVDDVLNFVPARITGMLFVMAAFLLGYDGRNALNILVRDAAGHPSPNGGYAEAPVAGALHIRLGGVNYYFGERHFRAYMGDAHMEISAKHILGAIRLMYTVTVLFLLFYYLFSLYYRGVS; encoded by the coding sequence ATGATCCCTGCCTCGCTCATCGCCATGGCGGCGTTCTTTCTCGATACCGTGCTCGGCGATCCACAGTCGCGTTGGCATCCGGTTGCGGTGCTTGGTCGGCTGATCGGATGGTTGGATCGACTGCTTTATCCCACAACAGGAAGTAATCAGCGGAAATTTGCGATGGGAGCATTTCTCACACTTCTTGTTCTTTGCATCGCTTACGCATTTGCAGAGGGCTTGCTGCTTGCGGCTCGCGAACTACCTGTAGCGTGGGGGGCGGATCTTGTCAGCGTGATCCTGCTCTACTTCTGTATTTCGCCGCGTATGCTCGCAAAGGCGGGGCAGGACATCCATGCGCTGCTGGTAAAGGGAGATCTTGCGGCGGCGCGGGAGCACGTCGGCTACATTGTCGGGCGCGATACGGCGCAACTCAATGAGGCGGACGCAGCGCGTGCGGCGATTGAAACGGTGGCGGAGAATACGGTGGACGGTGTGATTGCTCCCCTTTTCTTCTTTGCATTCGGCGGTGCACCGCTCGCTGTACTCTACCGTGCGGCGAATACGATGGACTCCATGCTCGGCTACAAGAATGAACGCTACCTCTACTTTGGGCGCATGGCGGCACGTGTGGACGATGTGCTGAACTTCGTTCCTGCACGCATCACTGGGATGCTCTTTGTGATGGCAGCGTTTCTTCTCGGCTACGACGGGCGCAATGCTCTGAACATCCTCGTGCGCGATGCGGCGGGGCATCCGAGCCCGAACGGAGGTTATGCAGAGGCTCCCGTTGCAGGCGCTCTGCACATCCGCCTTGGCGGTGTGAACTATTATTTTGGGGAGCGGCATTTCCGTGCCTATATGGGCGATGCCCATATGGAAATTTCGGCGAAACACATCCTTGGAGCGATTCGTCTGATGTATACGGTGACGGTACTTTTTCTGCTCTTTTACTATCTGTTTTCTCTCTATTATAGAGGCGTTTCATGA
- the cobS gene encoding adenosylcobinamide-GDP ribazoletransferase: protein MNSFLVGLQFLTRIHIVRQTAWTAEDFGRSTRFFPLVGLVLGSCYALAACVLTYIVGTAFGMRTLNAVLLLILPILLTGGLHADGFMDTADGVFSGRERERKLEIMKDSRVGSFGVVSFVLLMFLQFALLLDMHPFLLLPALFVMPIIGRFAMVLAVARFPYARADGMGKTFADMADRKTVAIAAVTTAVLVLPCGLLASVALVLGVLFAFLFCRTMTKTLGGVTGDVYGAVTVLTETLVLAVFSLASTHPNVWGLFWGILWR, encoded by the coding sequence ATGAACTCTTTTCTGGTCGGGCTTCAATTTCTCACACGGATTCATATTGTGCGGCAGACGGCGTGGACGGCGGAGGATTTCGGACGCAGTACGCGTTTTTTTCCGTTGGTCGGGCTTGTCCTTGGGAGCTGCTACGCGCTTGCTGCGTGTGTTCTTACCTACATTGTCGGTACTGCCTTTGGAATGCGGACACTGAATGCGGTGCTGTTGCTGATCCTACCCATCTTATTGACGGGCGGGCTTCATGCAGATGGTTTTATGGATACGGCGGACGGCGTGTTCTCGGGACGTGAACGCGAGCGCAAGCTTGAGATCATGAAGGACAGCCGCGTTGGCTCGTTCGGCGTTGTCTCCTTTGTCCTCTTGATGTTTCTCCAGTTCGCACTGCTTCTCGATATGCACCCATTTCTCCTCCTGCCCGCGCTCTTCGTCATGCCGATCATTGGAAGGTTTGCGATGGTGCTCGCGGTCGCACGTTTTCCCTATGCGCGTGCGGATGGGATGGGGAAGACGTTTGCAGATATGGCGGATCGTAAGACCGTTGCGATTGCCGCCGTTACAACAGCCGTACTTGTATTGCCGTGCGGGCTGCTTGCATCGGTCGCACTTGTGCTCGGCGTTCTCTTTGCATTCCTTTTCTGTCGTACAATGACAAAGACACTCGGCGGCGTGACAGGGGATGTATACGGTGCTGTGACCGTGCTTACGGAGACGCTTGTGCTCGCAGTATTTTCACTTGCATCCACACATCCGAATGTGTGGGGACTTTTCTGGGGGATTTTATGGAGATAA
- a CDS encoding GHMP family kinase ATP-binding protein translates to MEIIAKAPASCGELVEGVLDGTPFLVTAPISMYAVATVSDAFTGMHELGAKAEEAVKRTLSHIGKETLPFGIRLDSQIPQGKGMASSSADIAAVSYATARAFGRELTGRELMDIAIAIEPSDGIAFAGLSHVSHTTGELFGQYFNVPLLAVSIFDVGGTVDTIAYYQSKGNSDNQDAVYRQLLNTVDHAFRTDGDRREILLGQAATESARLNQVHLEKPKLEEFVTAAQRQGALGTLVAHSGTVVGALWASDLSADDVARQTSNLAAEFGATYHYMQTVRLISGGVICEIKP, encoded by the coding sequence ATGGAGATAATTGCAAAAGCACCGGCGTCCTGCGGCGAGCTCGTGGAAGGTGTCCTCGACGGGACACCGTTTCTTGTGACCGCACCGATCAGTATGTATGCCGTGGCGACGGTTTCGGATGCGTTTACGGGGATGCACGAGCTGGGAGCGAAGGCGGAAGAGGCTGTGAAGCGAACACTCTCCCATATCGGGAAGGAAACACTGCCATTCGGCATTCGTCTGGATTCTCAGATTCCGCAGGGGAAGGGCATGGCGTCTTCCAGTGCCGACATTGCAGCCGTTTCCTATGCTACGGCGCGTGCCTTTGGACGGGAACTCACAGGGCGTGAACTCATGGATATTGCCATTGCCATTGAGCCGAGCGATGGCATTGCATTTGCGGGGCTTTCGCATGTCAGCCATACGACGGGGGAACTCTTTGGACAGTATTTCAATGTGCCGCTTCTTGCCGTCTCCATTTTCGACGTGGGCGGAACCGTTGATACGATTGCATACTATCAAAGTAAGGGAAACAGCGACAATCAGGATGCGGTGTACCGGCAGCTGCTGAATACCGTAGATCATGCCTTCCGAACGGACGGGGATCGGAGGGAAATCCTGCTCGGTCAGGCGGCGACGGAAAGTGCACGTCTCAATCAGGTACATTTGGAAAAACCGAAGTTGGAGGAATTTGTTACTGCTGCACAGAGGCAGGGAGCTCTTGGAACACTTGTGGCACACAGTGGAACTGTGGTCGGTGCGCTTTGGGCATCGGATCTCAGTGCGGATGATGTGGCACGGCAGACTTCGAACCTCGCAGCGGAATTTGGGGCAACCTATCATTATATGCAGACGGTACGCCTAATTTCAGGCGGTGTTATTTGCGAGATCAAACCATAA
- a CDS encoding histidine phosphatase family protein, with protein MTEIVIIRHGETEWNQTGRFQGHSDVPLSEMGRAQAEALGRNLMLDHVDAIYASDLIRAMDTAAPLAARFGLSITPDPLLRELHFGAWEGRTFSDVNAESPNAMKRFYNDPERVEIPDSEPFPDFQKRVAGRVRAIAEQQRGKRVVIVSHGASIRILLADILVMPIRSIWHISQLNTAVNKIRFEDDGFAVVTLMNDTSHLCAENVL; from the coding sequence ATGACAGAAATTGTTATTATTCGTCACGGGGAGACGGAGTGGAATCAAACGGGACGCTTTCAGGGACATTCGGATGTGCCGCTTTCGGAGATGGGACGTGCACAGGCAGAGGCTCTTGGGCGGAATCTCATGCTCGATCATGTGGATGCGATCTATGCGAGTGATCTCATACGTGCAATGGATACTGCAGCGCCGCTTGCTGCGCGGTTCGGATTGTCCATAACGCCCGACCCGTTGTTGCGTGAGCTTCATTTTGGCGCATGGGAGGGGCGGACATTCAGTGATGTTAATGCAGAGAGTCCCAATGCAATGAAACGCTTTTACAACGATCCCGAACGCGTTGAAATTCCGGACAGCGAACCATTTCCGGATTTTCAAAAACGTGTGGCAGGGCGCGTACGTGCAATTGCAGAACAGCAGCGAGGAAAACGTGTTGTCATTGTCTCACATGGAGCATCCATCCGAATCCTGCTTGCCGATATTCTTGTCATGCCGATTCGTTCGATATGGCATATATCCCAGCTCAATACAGCGGTCAATAAGATCCGCTTCGAGGATGACGGCTTTGCCGTTGTGACATTGATGAATGATACATCTCATCTGTGCGCGGAGAATGTGCTGTGA
- the crcB gene encoding fluoride efflux transporter CrcB: MNLLAVGLGGAFGAVCRYLLGQAVPKFVSGFPLGTFVVNIIGCFSIGLIVGIIGKHGNLDPRLVLFLQTGVCGGFTTFSTFSLETFTLLEEGRYTVAVLYIVLSIVLGLFTLFAAKHIVSG, encoded by the coding sequence GTGAATCTGCTTGCTGTCGGGTTGGGCGGTGCGTTTGGTGCGGTCTGCCGCTATCTCCTCGGGCAGGCAGTCCCAAAATTTGTCAGTGGATTCCCGCTTGGCACCTTTGTGGTCAACATCATCGGCTGCTTTTCCATCGGTTTGATTGTCGGCATCATTGGAAAGCATGGAAACCTTGACCCGCGTCTTGTGCTCTTTTTACAGACGGGCGTATGTGGCGGATTTACAACATTCTCCACATTCTCACTTGAGACGTTTACCCTTCTTGAGGAGGGGCGGTACACGGTCGCAGTTCTCTACATCGTTTTGAGCATTGTACTCGGTCTTTTTACGCTGTTTGCAGCAAAACACATTGTCAGCGGTTGA
- the ispH gene encoding 4-hydroxy-3-methylbut-2-enyl diphosphate reductase, with product MEVILAEHLGFCYGVKRAIEIARENASPNGTSSTLGPIIHNPQMVERLKNEGVGTVGSLDEMKDGLVIIRSHGVGPKVYEDAESRGLELVDATCPHVKKAQLSAKLLSEEGYTVVIIGEKNHPEVKSIFEWTARGAYIIETEAEAEKLPRIGKLGIVSQTTFSAERFQRIVSRLLEKSREIKILRTICTATDLRQTAALELAEKVDMMLVIGGKNSANTSRLAQICATKCKTYHIETVAELQDDWMKGVNKIGITAGASTPDWIIKEVYKQCQNRA from the coding sequence ATGGAGGTTATTTTAGCTGAACATCTGGGGTTCTGTTATGGTGTGAAACGCGCCATCGAAATCGCCAGAGAAAATGCCTCGCCGAATGGTACGTCCAGTACGCTCGGACCGATCATTCATAATCCGCAGATGGTGGAGCGCTTGAAGAATGAGGGCGTTGGCACTGTCGGGTCACTCGATGAGATGAAGGATGGTCTTGTCATCATCCGCTCGCATGGGGTGGGACCCAAGGTGTATGAGGATGCAGAATCACGCGGTTTAGAACTCGTGGATGCGACTTGTCCGCACGTCAAGAAGGCACAGCTTTCGGCAAAACTGTTATCCGAGGAAGGTTATACGGTCGTCATTATCGGTGAAAAAAACCATCCGGAGGTCAAGAGTATCTTCGAATGGACGGCGCGTGGTGCTTATATTATCGAAACGGAGGCGGAGGCGGAGAAACTTCCGCGCATCGGAAAACTTGGAATTGTTTCGCAGACGACGTTCTCAGCCGAACGATTTCAGCGCATTGTGTCCCGCCTTTTGGAAAAGTCGCGTGAGATCAAGATTCTGCGTACCATATGTACGGCGACGGATTTGCGCCAGACAGCAGCATTGGAGCTTGCCGAAAAGGTGGATATGATGCTCGTCATAGGCGGAAAGAACAGTGCAAATACATCGCGTCTTGCACAGATCTGTGCCACTAAGTGTAAAACATACCACATCGAGACTGTAGCGGAGCTGCAGGACGACTGGATGAAGGGTGTTAATAAAATTGGTATTACAGCCGGGGCTTCTACGCCGGACTGGATTATCAAGGAGGTTTATAAACAGTGTCAGAACAGAGCATGA
- the rpsA gene encoding 30S ribosomal protein S1 codes for MKELLEQEDMPDIQERTVVTGVVVQVSRDEAYVDIGYKQEIPVSKRDLAVPAPDDARDVVKVGDEIEVYIKSLGGDNGGSLSKVEADKMAAWKVIEEIREKGETVEAKIAKEVKGGLVAYVMGLRGFIPASQMELHFVKDLAVYVDKTVEAEIIEIDVQKRRLVLSRRKLLERDRAEKEEAVFSAIEPEQIVRGTVKRLVDYGAFIDIGGVDGLAHISDLAWHRVKHPSEVLEVGQELDVFVKNVDRDAKRISLSVKDTLPDPWIEKAEQYAEGDLIEGKIIKLTDFGAFMEIEPGFDGLIPMGELAEKRIERADEAVHTGDVVRVKVLRIDTKRKRISLSITKAKRDADAAEVKKYVDEHQSEQAEASEHPEG; via the coding sequence ATGAAGGAACTTTTGGAACAGGAAGATATGCCTGATATCCAGGAGCGTACGGTTGTCACAGGGGTTGTCGTTCAGGTATCCCGTGATGAAGCGTATGTTGATATTGGCTACAAGCAGGAAATTCCTGTTTCTAAGAGGGATCTTGCCGTTCCTGCGCCGGACGATGCACGCGATGTTGTGAAGGTCGGCGATGAGATCGAGGTCTACATCAAGTCGCTTGGCGGTGATAATGGCGGCAGCTTGTCCAAGGTTGAGGCAGACAAGATGGCGGCATGGAAGGTTATCGAGGAGATCCGCGAGAAGGGTGAAACCGTCGAGGCGAAGATTGCAAAAGAGGTCAAGGGTGGTCTCGTTGCTTACGTCATGGGGCTGCGCGGATTTATCCCGGCCTCCCAGATGGAACTTCACTTTGTGAAGGATCTCGCGGTCTATGTGGATAAGACGGTAGAGGCGGAGATCATTGAGATCGATGTCCAGAAGCGTCGCCTTGTGCTCTCACGCCGCAAGCTCCTTGAGCGTGATCGTGCGGAGAAGGAAGAAGCTGTGTTCTCGGCGATTGAGCCGGAGCAGATTGTGCGCGGCACAGTCAAGCGTCTGGTCGATTATGGTGCATTCATTGATATTGGCGGCGTGGATGGTCTGGCACATATCTCCGATCTCGCATGGCATCGTGTGAAGCATCCGTCGGAGGTGCTTGAGGTCGGTCAGGAACTTGATGTTTTTGTCAAGAATGTTGACCGCGATGCAAAGCGTATTTCTCTTTCGGTCAAGGATACCCTTCCGGATCCTTGGATCGAGAAAGCAGAACAGTATGCTGAGGGAGACCTCATCGAGGGCAAGATCATCAAGTTGACGGACTTCGGTGCGTTCATGGAGATCGAGCCGGGGTTTGATGGTCTTATCCCGATGGGTGAGCTTGCCGAAAAGCGTATTGAGCGTGCGGATGAGGCAGTTCATACGGGGGATGTCGTACGTGTCAAGGTGCTTCGCATCGACACGAAGCGCAAGCGTATTTCGCTTTCGATCACCAAGGCGAAGCGCGATGCGGATGCGGCTGAGGTCAAGAAATATGTGGACGAACATCAGTCGGAACAGGCTGAGGCGAGTGAACATCCCGAAGGTTAG
- a CDS encoding DUF512 domain-containing protein has product MAKTYPGIILRVLPGSIAEELELVPGDKILAVNNMPLRDIIDFSFAMADEEIELLVEHEDGEQELIAFDKYYDEDFGVEFERAVFDGIRSCANHCYFCFVDMIAPDMRHSLSVKDDDYRLSFLYGNFVTLTNMGATDFSRIERYHLSPLYVSVQCTNPVLRAEILRCRGAADILGQLAKLERAGADYHTQVVLCYGLNDGEELERTIRDITARRPHALSLAIVPVGLTKYRTDPFPLIQFDRVGAARVIEQVEQWQDRMRAEEGRTFIYLGDEFYFLAGREVPPAEMYDGFPQLDNGIGLTRNFIEEWTAAGEFTNTVDCDSRLAVISGTAVAPVMERLARELDPDEQRIHVLPVINEHFGATVNVSGLLTGGDIATALRNLPHCVDGVLIPASSLREGEDVFLDDISLDTMRREFPKFRIEPVATGRDYREALAAWSGYHRERPTGGYTWQSNAGYTKPAAVR; this is encoded by the coding sequence ATGGCGAAAACATATCCTGGAATTATTTTGCGTGTCCTTCCAGGGAGTATTGCCGAGGAATTGGAGCTTGTACCGGGGGATAAGATTCTCGCGGTCAACAATATGCCATTGCGTGATATTATCGACTTCAGTTTTGCGATGGCAGACGAGGAAATTGAGCTGCTTGTTGAACATGAGGATGGAGAGCAGGAACTCATCGCCTTTGATAAGTACTACGACGAGGACTTCGGCGTGGAGTTTGAGCGAGCCGTTTTTGATGGGATACGTTCCTGTGCGAATCACTGTTATTTTTGTTTTGTCGATATGATTGCGCCGGATATGCGCCACAGTCTATCGGTCAAGGATGACGACTATCGCCTTTCCTTCCTCTATGGAAATTTTGTAACGCTTACAAATATGGGGGCGACGGATTTTTCACGGATCGAACGTTATCATCTCTCGCCGCTCTACGTGTCCGTGCAGTGTACAAATCCCGTACTGCGTGCTGAGATCCTGCGCTGCAGGGGGGCAGCGGATATCCTCGGACAGTTGGCGAAGCTGGAGAGGGCAGGAGCGGATTATCATACGCAGGTGGTGCTCTGTTATGGGTTGAACGATGGGGAAGAACTGGAACGTACGATCCGCGATATTACGGCACGTCGTCCTCATGCGCTCTCACTTGCAATCGTGCCGGTGGGGCTGACAAAATACCGCACAGACCCCTTTCCCCTTATTCAATTCGACCGAGTCGGAGCTGCGCGTGTGATCGAGCAGGTAGAGCAGTGGCAGGATCGGATGCGTGCGGAAGAGGGGCGCACGTTCATCTATCTTGGCGATGAGTTCTACTTCCTTGCAGGACGTGAGGTTCCGCCCGCCGAAATGTACGATGGCTTTCCCCAGCTCGACAACGGGATCGGACTGACACGTAATTTCATTGAAGAATGGACGGCTGCAGGTGAATTCACAAACACGGTAGACTGCGATTCCAGACTTGCAGTCATTAGCGGTACGGCAGTTGCGCCTGTAATGGAACGGTTGGCGCGTGAGCTTGATCCCGATGAGCAGCGTATTCATGTCCTGCCCGTCATCAATGAACATTTTGGAGCAACAGTCAATGTATCCGGGCTTCTCACGGGAGGCGATATAGCGACAGCACTTCGTAACCTTCCTCATTGTGTGGATGGCGTTCTGATTCCTGCATCCTCCCTGCGCGAGGGGGAGGATGTCTTTTTGGATGATATTTCTCTTGATACCATGCGTCGGGAGTTCCCTAAATTCCGCATTGAGCCGGTGGCGACAGGGCGCGATTATCGTGAGGCACTTGCTGCATGGAGCGGCTATCATCGTGAACGCCCAACCGGAGGTTATACGTGGCAGAGCAATGCGGGGTATACAAAACCTGCCGCTGTACGTTGA
- the der gene encoding ribosome biogenesis GTPase Der, producing the protein MSKPIVAVVGRPNVGKSTLFNQIGKKRVSIVDDMPGVTRDRIYMDAEWLNHEFTIIDTGGIEFDESDHILRSMRSQAELAMEEADVILFLVDGRAGLTASDEEVGRILRRTKKPVILAVNKIDSFEREALIYDFYSLGLGDPIPISASNAMNLGDLLDAVVAVFPKEAEENIEPDEIAIAVVGRPNVGKSSLVNRLLGEERVIVSDVPGTTRDAIDTHFMRDGAKYLLIDTAGMRRKGKISLPVERYSVMRSLRAIDRAGVVLMVINAAEGILEQDTKIAGYVHESGKGVIIVVNKWDIFPAKNDKSTLRFTDDLRKKLGFLQYAPVLYTSALTGQRVERVTELVKYVAEQQSMRIKTSVLNELIRDAVSVNPPPTKKGKQLKILFVTQVGITPPTFIIFVNDPELMHFSYLRFIENRLRESFGFEGTPLRLVVRARKEEE; encoded by the coding sequence ATGAGTAAACCAATTGTGGCAGTGGTCGGGCGACCGAATGTCGGTAAATCGACCCTGTTCAATCAGATTGGAAAGAAACGCGTGTCGATTGTCGATGATATGCCCGGCGTGACACGTGACCGCATCTATATGGACGCGGAATGGCTAAATCATGAATTTACGATTATTGATACAGGCGGCATCGAGTTCGACGAGAGCGACCATATCCTCCGCTCGATGCGCAGTCAGGCGGAACTCGCGATGGAGGAGGCGGATGTCATTCTCTTCCTCGTCGATGGACGTGCGGGGCTGACCGCCTCCGATGAAGAGGTCGGGCGTATTCTGCGGCGTACGAAAAAACCAGTGATTCTTGCTGTTAACAAAATTGACAGCTTCGAGCGCGAGGCGTTGATCTACGATTTCTATTCGCTCGGTCTTGGTGATCCGATTCCCATTTCAGCATCCAATGCGATGAATCTTGGCGACCTTCTGGATGCTGTTGTTGCAGTATTTCCCAAAGAGGCAGAGGAGAATATAGAGCCCGATGAGATTGCGATCGCCGTGGTCGGACGGCCGAACGTCGGTAAATCCTCACTCGTGAATCGTCTGCTCGGCGAGGAGCGCGTCATTGTCAGCGATGTACCCGGGACGACCCGTGACGCAATTGATACACACTTTATGCGGGATGGAGCAAAGTATCTTCTCATCGATACAGCGGGGATGCGCCGCAAGGGGAAGATCAGCCTGCCCGTGGAGCGGTACAGCGTGATGCGCTCCCTGCGTGCCATTGACCGCGCAGGCGTCGTTCTCATGGTCATCAACGCTGCCGAGGGCATTCTGGAGCAGGATACAAAGATCGCGGGCTATGTCCACGAATCCGGCAAGGGCGTTATCATTGTTGTGAACAAGTGGGATATCTTCCCCGCGAAGAACGATAAATCGACGCTGCGTTTCACGGATGATCTGCGCAAAAAATTGGGCTTTCTTCAATATGCGCCTGTGCTCTACACATCGGCGCTCACAGGGCAGCGTGTCGAGCGCGTGACAGAGCTTGTCAAATACGTTGCGGAGCAGCAGTCCATGCGCATCAAGACGAGCGTGCTTAACGAGCTGATTCGTGATGCGGTCTCGGTCAATCCGCCGCCGACAAAGAAAGGGAAGCAGCTCAAGATTCTCTTTGTCACGCAGGTGGGAATCACCCCGCCGACGTTCATCATATTTGTGAACGATCCCGAACTTATGCACTTTTCCTATCTTCGCTTCATTGAGAACCGCCTGCGCGAGAGCTTTGGCTTTGAGGGGACACCGCTCCGCCTTGTCGTGCGTGCCCGCAAGGAGGAAGAGTGA
- the plsY gene encoding glycerol-3-phosphate 1-O-acyltransferase PlsY, protein MADYLLTCVLAYLVGSVPSGLILGKLFWHTDLREHGSHNIGATNAWRTLGKVPGIIVFVADSLKGQAGVLLGLSLVGTPLAAVVGGLLAIIGHSFSIFLRFHGGKGVATSLGVLTMLMGNVTIVVFVLWFTIVYITRYVSLGSVVAGFLTPVLAAFFSYPMEYIVFTVIAAFLVIVRHRENIKRLMNGTENKV, encoded by the coding sequence ATGGCAGACTATCTTCTGACATGTGTTCTTGCTTATCTGGTCGGATCCGTTCCGAGCGGACTGATTCTTGGAAAACTCTTCTGGCATACGGATCTGCGGGAGCACGGAAGCCATAACATCGGTGCGACGAATGCGTGGCGGACGCTCGGGAAAGTTCCCGGAATTATCGTTTTTGTTGCGGACAGCCTCAAGGGACAGGCAGGTGTTTTACTGGGGCTTTCTCTCGTCGGCACACCGCTTGCTGCGGTCGTTGGGGGGCTGCTTGCGATCATTGGGCACAGCTTCTCGATTTTCCTGCGTTTTCATGGGGGAAAAGGCGTTGCCACTTCGCTCGGTGTTCTGACGATGCTGATGGGGAATGTGACCATAGTAGTCTTTGTCCTCTGGTTTACGATTGTCTATATAACGCGCTATGTCTCGCTCGGCTCGGTAGTGGCGGGGTTTCTTACCCCCGTTCTTGCTGCGTTCTTTTCCTATCCAATGGAGTACATTGTGTTTACGGTGATTGCGGCTTTCCTCGTCATTGTTCGCCACCGTGAGAACATCAAGCGACTGATGAATGGGACAGAGAATAAGGTTTAG